GGCGAAGCGATGCCGCGCATCGAAGGTTTTTTTGCAACCGACAGTTTTCTGCTGTGGCGCTGCCGCGAACTCGGCGCGGCAGGCCGGCTTGCATTGCGCGGCGACACCACGGCGCCCGCCGCGTGCGATCTACGACTGGAGTAACCCCCGTTTATGGCACGTACCAAAGCGCCCGATCACGAATCGCAGCGCGAACAGATTCTCGACGTCGCGGCCGAAGCGTTCGCCCGCGCCAGCTATCCGAGCACCTCGATGTCCGAGCTCGCGGCGGCGTGCGGTACATCGAAGGCGCGGCTGTATCACTATTACGCGAGCAAGGACGCCATCCTGTTCGATCTGCTGGAGCGCTACACCAAGCGCCTGATGCTGATCGTCACCGAAGTGGAGGCGCTCGGTCAGCGTCGCGGGCTGTCGGAGCGCGAAACGTTCCACGAGCTCATCCGCGCGTTTCTCGATGAGTACGAAACCTCCCAGACGCGTCACATCGCGCTGCTCAACGACGTCAAGTTTCTCAACGACGAACAACGCGAAATCGTGCTCAACCGCCAGCGCGACGTCGTGGCGGCGTTTGCCCGCCAGCTCTCGCGCGCCTTTCCGGAGCGCATCGGCAAGCACAATCAGACCGCCCTCACGATGATGCTCTTCGGCATGATCAACTGGACCTTCACATGGCTCAAACCTGGCGGCCGGATGCGCTACCGCGACTTCGCCAACGAAGTCATCGCCGTGCTCGAGCATGGCCTCGCGGCGCCGCTGCCCGAGAGCGGCGAAACGCCGACCACGGAGGCCACGCCGTCACGTGCATGACAAAGTGAGTGCACACAGACATTAAAAAGGGCGAATTTCCGCCCTTTTTTATTGCCTCGCAACAACTCCTCTCTCGCGACAGGTGGCCTGCATATCCTGAAAAGACGCCAATCTTCAGTCACTTAGACGTTTCCCTCCACCGCGGTCGCTCAATAACTAGGGTTTTCACCTATCCAATGAGGTATAATTCTTTTGCGTCGCACAACTCAGTGCACGCACTATAGATTACGCAAGGATTACGTCATGACCGCCCCGAATTCCACGCCTGACGTCGCACGCGCGACGGTTGCCGCCAACGAGCGGTCGAGCGTGCTGATTCGTGAGCTGACGTCCGGCGACGTTCATCGTCTACTGCGCCACTTCCTGGCACTCGGCGAAGAAGACCGTCTGCTGCGTTTTGGCCAGGCCGTCACCGACGACGTGATCACCCGCTACGTCGCCAGCCTCGACTTCGCTCGCGACAGCATCTTTGGCGTCTACGACGACAACCTGGCGCTGGTCGCCGTTGCCCACGTTGCGCAACTGCCCGAAGGCAAGAAGGGCCGCGTGGCGGAGTTCGGCGTTTCGGTGCTGGAGTCGGCCCGTGGCCGCGGCATCGGCTCGCGCCTGTTCGAGCGCGCCGCGATCCATTGCCGCAACAAGCGTGTGGACACGCTCTACATGCACTGCCTGTCGCGCAACGCACGCATGATGCGCATCGCGAAGAAGGCCGGCATGGAAATCAATTTCGCTTACGGCGAAGCCGACGGCTACCTCAGCCTGCCGCCGGCCGACACCCAGTCGATGCTCTCGGAAATGATGCAGGAGCAGGTCGCCGCGTTCGACTACGCCATCAAGCGCCAGCTTCGCAACACTCGCCGTCTCTTCGGCGCGCTCCTGCCGAATCACCGCGCGGCGTGAACAGCCGTCGGCCCGAAGGCCGCGCTCTCGACACCGACCCCGCCGAATCCCCTGAAAGAAGACCCGGCCTTGACCGTGACGCGGTTCAGTTAAACGTGTTCGTTGCGGGTCCGACCAGACGAAGGGCCACGAAACACCGTAAAAAATGCCGCTTCGATTGGCGTCGAAGCGGCATTTTCGCGCTAGCTGAACGGCATTCCGGCCTTGGCCGGTTTTTTTTGTCCCGTCACAATGACGGGGTCGATGAGGTCAAGGCAGCGGCAGTGCCGTCGTCTCCTTCAACTGGTCGAGCACGAAACTCGTTTTGACGTCGACCACGCTGGGGTGCACGAGCAACTGCGATTGCATGAAATTGGAGAAGTGGGCCATGTCGCGCACGTGTACGCGCAGCAGGTAGTCCATGTCACCCGCCATGGCATAGCAGCCGACGACTTCCGGCCAGGTATCGACCACGTTGCGGAAGTGTTCGTTGACCGAGCCGCCCTGCCCGTCGCCGGGGTGCCGCTTGTCGAGGCGAACGTTCACATACGCCAATAGGCCCAGGCCGATGCGCGTCGGTTCGAGCAGCGCTACGTAACCGCGAATGACGCCCGCCTCTTCCAGGCGCCGGATGCGTCGCAGGCAAGGACTCGGCGAGAGACGCACCTGCTCGGCGATTTCGAGATTCGACAGCCGGCCGTTATGCTGCAGCAAGGCAAGAATGCGCCGGTCGATCTTGTCCAATTCCAGTTTTGACATATCTCCCCCTGATATTGAAACTTATGCGCAACATTATTGCGTATAAATTCTCGTATATGGGAAGTTTTGTCAAAAATGACCGGTTACAAGACATTACAGCAAAGTTTCATGGGCGAAGAAAAAGGCGCCAGCCTTGTCGGACGGCGCCCTGGATGTGGAACCGTGACAGTCTGCAATACCGGGGAAGGCGTGAGCGCTTCCCCTCATGCCGACTGCCTGCGGGAGAGAGGATGGCCGGCTTAGCGGCGCTGAAATTCGCGCGGATCGATCGTGCGCTGGTCGAGCGGGCCTTCGTAGCGCTGCGGCGGTTGCGTGGTTCGCTGCTGCGTGATGGGGGTAGGTTGGGCCGTCTTGTCGCGCGCCAGTTCGTCGGCGCGGGCGACGCTCACTTCCAGGGTCAGGAACGAAGCGGAAACCAGCAGGAATTTGGCGATGTTTCGTTGATTCACAGTGACTCCTTCTTGCGTATCGCTTATGACTAAAAATGCACAATGTGCGTCCCCGACATATCGGGTAACGCATTATAGGCATTCTGCCCGGTCCGCTCCTGCCCACCCCGAACCGTTACACGTTGTTACCCGCAGGTCGGAAGGCACCGACATACGTACGGTTCCCGACATATTCGCGACACAATAGCGCCATTTTCGGGTGAAATCTGAAAGACACCATGCGTCGCGATGCCGCAGCGCCCGCGAGTGTCACATTGGGATATCTCCCCCGAATATCAGCCAAGGGTTTACGCCAGCTATATTACGTTTACGTAAACGTCACAATGCTCGTTATACTTCCGCTCGATCCGCAACTCATAGGGCGTGAGCACCGATGTCAGGCAATGCCGCGACACCGGTGCTACCATGAGTCCGACTGGCATAGCATCATGAAAAAAGGCCCCACCGTTCGAGTGGCGTCACATCGTTGAGCATACGAACGAGCGACGAACAAAGGCCGCATTCACCACCGCCGTCCTGCTTCACGAGAGCGGGAGGGTAGGAAGTTTTGGCGATCCCAAAATCAGTGAGAGTGAGGAGCACACCCCCATGAACGCCCCCGTCAATCCGAGCTTGCTGGCCGCGCTGGAGTCGGTCACGCTCGACGACAAATACACGCTCGAGCGCGGTCGCGCTTACATGAGCGGCATCCAGGCACTGGTTCGACTACCGATGCTGCAGCAGGCGCGCGACGCCGCCGCCGGGCTGAACACCGCGGGCTTCATTTCGGGCTATCGCGGCTCGCCGCTGGGTGGCCTGGATCTCTCGCTATGGAAAGCCAAGCAGCATCTCGCAGGTCATAACATCGTCTTCCAGCCGGGGCTGAACGAAGACCTCGCCGCCACCGCCGTGTGGGGCTCGCAACAAGTCAATCTGTATCCCGCCAAGTTCGACGGCGTGTTCTCCATGTGGTACGGCAAGGGCCCTGGCGTCGACCGCTCGATGGACGTGCTCAAGCACGCCAACTCGGCCGGCTCGTCCAAACACGGCGGCGTGCTCGTGCTCGCCGGCGATGACCACGCCGCCAAATCCTCCACGCTCGCGCACCAGTCGGAACACGTCTTCAAGGCGGCCGGCATTCCCGTGCTGTATCCGTCGAACGTGCAGGAGTATCTCGATTACGGTCTGCACGGCTGGGCGATGAGCCGTTATTCGGGTCTGTGGGTCGCCATGAAGTGCGTGACCGACGTGGTCGAATCGTCGGCCTCGGTAATGATCGATCCGCACAATGTCGACATCCGCCTGCCGGACGACTTCGTCATGCCGCCGGACGGCCTGAACATCCGCTGGCCCGATCCGCCGCTGGTGCAGGAAGCGCGTCTGCTCGACTACAAGTGGTACGCGGGCCTCGCTTACGTGCGCGCCAACAAACTCGATCGCGTGATGATCGATTCGCCCAATGCGCGCTTCGGCATCATGACGGGCGGCAAGGCGTATCTCGACGTCTGTCAGGCGCTCGCCGATCTCGGGCTCGACGAAGCCACCTGCCAGCGCATCGGCATCCGTCTGTACAAGGTGGGCTGTGTGTGGCCGCTCGAAGCGCAGGGCGCGCGCGCGTTCGCACAGGGTCTGCAGGAAATCCTGGTGGTCGAGGAAAAGCGTCAGATCCTCGAATACGCCATCAAGGAAGAGTTGTACAACTGGCGCGACGACGTGCGTCCGCGCGTGTACGGCAAGTTCGACGAAAAGGACGGCGCCGGCGGCGAATGGTCGGTGCCGATGGCCAACTGGCTGCTGCCCGCCCACTACGAGCTCTCGCCGGCGCTGATCGCCAAGGCCATCGCCACGCGTCTGGAAAAGTTCGAACTGCCGAGCGACGTGCGCGAGCGCATCGCCGCCCGTCTGCGCGTGATCGATGCCAAGGAGCAGGCGCTCACCAAGCCGCGCGTGGCCGTGGAGCGCAAGCCGTGGTTCTGCTCGGGTTGTCCGCACAACACGTCGACCAATGTGCCCGAAGGCTCGCGCGCAATCGCGGGTATCGGCTGCCACTACATGACGGTGTGGATGGATCGCCGTACCGACACCTTCTCGCAAATGGGTGGCGAAGGCGTGCCCTGGATCGGCCAGGCGCCGTTCTCCGCCGACGAGCACATCTTCGCGAACCTCGGCGACGGCACGTATTTCCACTCGGGTCTGCTCGCCATCCGGGCGGCGATCTCGTCGAACGTCAACATCACCTACAAGATCCTGTACAACGATGCGGTCGCCATGACCGGCGGCCAACCCGTCGACGGCACGCTCACCGTGCCCCAGATCGTGGCGCAGGTCGCGGCCGAAGGCGCGGCGAAGATCGTCATCGTGACTGACGAACCGGAAAAGTACGAAGGCGTAAAGCTCGTGGGCGACGTGCCCATCCATCACCGCAACGAACTCGATCGCGTTCAGCGCGAACTGCGGCTGGTCAAGGGCACCTCGATCCTGATCTACGACCAGACCTGCGCCACCGAGAAGCGCCGCCGTCGCAAGCGCGGGGCGTACCCCGATCCGGCCAAGCGGGTGGTCATCAACGAGTCCGTGTGCGAAGGCTGCGGCGATTGCTCGGTGAAGTCAAACTGCCTGTCGGTCGAACCGCTCGAGACGGAATTCGGCACGAAGCGTCAGATCAACCAGTCGACGTGCAACAAGGACTTCTCGTGCCTGAACGGCTTCTGCCCGAGCTTCGTGACGGTCGAAGGCGGTCAACTGCGCAAGCCGAAGACGGCGCAGGTCGACAGCAGCAACCTGCCGCCGCTGCCCGAGCCGGCACTGCCTGCCATCGCGCGTCCGTATGGCATTCTCGTCACCGGCGTGGGCGGTACAGGCGTCGTGACCATCGGCGGGCTGCTGGGCATGGCCGCACACCTCGAGAACAAGGGCGTCACGACGCTCGACGTGACCGGCCTCGCGCAAAAGGGCGGCGCGGTGACGAGCCACGTGCAGATCGCGCTCCAGCCCGAAGACATTCACGCCACGCGTATCGCCATGGGCGACGCCCGCGTGGTGATCGGTTGCGACGCGATCACCACGGCCAGCGACGACACCCTCTCGCGCGTGCAGCATGGCGTGACGAACATCGTGGTCAACAGCGCGCACACGCCGACAGCCGAGTTCATCCGCAACCCGAACTGGCGCTTCCCCGGCGCAAGCACGGAGAACGACATCCGCGCGGCGGCGGGGGAGAATGTCGACTTCGTCGACGCGAACCATCTCGCGCTGCGACTGCTCGGCGACACGATCTACACGAACCCGTTCGTGCTCGGCTACGCCTGGCAGAAGGGTTGGGTGCCGCTCTCGCATGCCGCGCTCACGCGCGCCATCGAACTCAACGGCGTGTCGATCGAGAAGAACAAGCAGGCCTTCGAGTGGGGACGTCGTGCCGCTCACGATCTGGCCAGCGTGCGCCAGCTCGCCGCGCAGAACGAAGCGCCCGAGACGTCCGCGACCGGTGGCAAGCTGATCACGCTGCACACGCCGCGCGCACTCGATATGCTGATCCAGCGCCGCTACGACCAGCTCGTGGCGTATCAGGATCGCGCGTACGCCGAGCGCTTCAAGCAGACGGTCGATCGCGTGCGCGCCGCCGAGACGCCGCTCACGCAGGAAGGCGCGCAAATGCCGCTCACCGAAGCCGTCGCACGTGCGCTCTACAAGCTCATGGCGTACAAGGACGAGTACGAAGTGGCGCGTCTGTACACCGATCCGGCGTTCATGAAGAAGCTGAACGAGCAGTTCGAAGGCGACTTCACGCTGCGCTTCCATCTCGCACCGCCGTCGCTCGCCAAGCACGACGACAAGGGACACCTCGTCAAGAAGGCGTACGGCCCATGGATGATGAAGGCGTTCCGCGTGCTGGCCAAACTCAAGGGCCTGCGCGGCGGCGCGTTCGACGTCTTCGGTCGTACGGAAGAGCGTCGCACCGAGCGTGCGCTGATCGGCGAGTACGAGGCGCTGGTGAACGAACTGCTGTCCGGTCTGAACGAGCACAACGTGTCGCTCGCCATGCAACTGGCCGAGCTGCCGCAGGAGATCCGCGGCTACGGTCACGTGAAGGAGCAGAACCTCGCCGCCACCCGCATCAAGTGGACGAAGCTGCTCGCGCAATGGCGCGAAGGCGGCTCGCACCGCGCCGCGGCATGATGTGCATGAGGTTGCGGACAGCGCACTGGCGCTGAGCGCCGGGCACCGTACCCTCGATAAAAATCCCGCCAGTGCGAAAGCGACTGGCGGGATTTTTCATCCGCTGTCCGGCCGCGATGCACGCCGATCCGTCGATCGGCGGCGCCACGACCCGAACATCAACGGCTGACGTTGGCGGCGGC
The Pandoraea pulmonicola DNA segment above includes these coding regions:
- a CDS encoding indolepyruvate ferredoxin oxidoreductase family protein, translating into MNAPVNPSLLAALESVTLDDKYTLERGRAYMSGIQALVRLPMLQQARDAAAGLNTAGFISGYRGSPLGGLDLSLWKAKQHLAGHNIVFQPGLNEDLAATAVWGSQQVNLYPAKFDGVFSMWYGKGPGVDRSMDVLKHANSAGSSKHGGVLVLAGDDHAAKSSTLAHQSEHVFKAAGIPVLYPSNVQEYLDYGLHGWAMSRYSGLWVAMKCVTDVVESSASVMIDPHNVDIRLPDDFVMPPDGLNIRWPDPPLVQEARLLDYKWYAGLAYVRANKLDRVMIDSPNARFGIMTGGKAYLDVCQALADLGLDEATCQRIGIRLYKVGCVWPLEAQGARAFAQGLQEILVVEEKRQILEYAIKEELYNWRDDVRPRVYGKFDEKDGAGGEWSVPMANWLLPAHYELSPALIAKAIATRLEKFELPSDVRERIAARLRVIDAKEQALTKPRVAVERKPWFCSGCPHNTSTNVPEGSRAIAGIGCHYMTVWMDRRTDTFSQMGGEGVPWIGQAPFSADEHIFANLGDGTYFHSGLLAIRAAISSNVNITYKILYNDAVAMTGGQPVDGTLTVPQIVAQVAAEGAAKIVIVTDEPEKYEGVKLVGDVPIHHRNELDRVQRELRLVKGTSILIYDQTCATEKRRRRKRGAYPDPAKRVVINESVCEGCGDCSVKSNCLSVEPLETEFGTKRQINQSTCNKDFSCLNGFCPSFVTVEGGQLRKPKTAQVDSSNLPPLPEPALPAIARPYGILVTGVGGTGVVTIGGLLGMAAHLENKGVTTLDVTGLAQKGGAVTSHVQIALQPEDIHATRIAMGDARVVIGCDAITTASDDTLSRVQHGVTNIVVNSAHTPTAEFIRNPNWRFPGASTENDIRAAAGENVDFVDANHLALRLLGDTIYTNPFVLGYAWQKGWVPLSHAALTRAIELNGVSIEKNKQAFEWGRRAAHDLASVRQLAAQNEAPETSATGGKLITLHTPRALDMLIQRRYDQLVAYQDRAYAERFKQTVDRVRAAETPLTQEGAQMPLTEAVARALYKLMAYKDEYEVARLYTDPAFMKKLNEQFEGDFTLRFHLAPPSLAKHDDKGHLVKKAYGPWMMKAFRVLAKLKGLRGGAFDVFGRTEERRTERALIGEYEALVNELLSGLNEHNVSLAMQLAELPQEIRGYGHVKEQNLAATRIKWTKLLAQWREGGSHRAAA
- a CDS encoding TetR/AcrR family transcriptional regulator; the encoded protein is MARTKAPDHESQREQILDVAAEAFARASYPSTSMSELAAACGTSKARLYHYYASKDAILFDLLERYTKRLMLIVTEVEALGQRRGLSERETFHELIRAFLDEYETSQTRHIALLNDVKFLNDEQREIVLNRQRDVVAAFARQLSRAFPERIGKHNQTALTMMLFGMINWTFTWLKPGGRMRYRDFANEVIAVLEHGLAAPLPESGETPTTEATPSRA
- a CDS encoding GNAT family N-acetyltransferase, giving the protein MTAPNSTPDVARATVAANERSSVLIRELTSGDVHRLLRHFLALGEEDRLLRFGQAVTDDVITRYVASLDFARDSIFGVYDDNLALVAVAHVAQLPEGKKGRVAEFGVSVLESARGRGIGSRLFERAAIHCRNKRVDTLYMHCLSRNARMMRIAKKAGMEINFAYGEADGYLSLPPADTQSMLSEMMQEQVAAFDYAIKRQLRNTRRLFGALLPNHRAA
- a CDS encoding Lrp/AsnC family transcriptional regulator, translating into MSKLELDKIDRRILALLQHNGRLSNLEIAEQVRLSPSPCLRRIRRLEEAGVIRGYVALLEPTRIGLGLLAYVNVRLDKRHPGDGQGGSVNEHFRNVVDTWPEVVGCYAMAGDMDYLLRVHVRDMAHFSNFMQSQLLVHPSVVDVKTSFVLDQLKETTALPLP